In the genome of Flavobacteriaceae bacterium YJPT1-3, the window TGATTATGAGGCTGCCCAGACCATTGACGGAGAGGGACTTTACGTGTTACCGGGCTATTGGGACAATCACGTGCATTTTAGAGGAGGCGACTCATTGGCCATGGCCAATAAAGCCCTGCTTCCCTTATTTTTGGCCAACGGCGTAACGACCGTTCGCGATGCCGGTGGCGATCTGACCGGGGAGGTCATGAATTGGAAAGCAGCCATGAATCAGGGAACTTTGAACGGTCCTTCTATTTTTACCTCAGGGCCCAAACTGGATGGTCCTCAGGCCACATGGGCAGGATCGTTGGTGGTGGAGAACAAAGCACAGGTGGAGTATGCGCTGGATTCTCTGCAAAAATTACAGGTGGACTTTGTAAAACTTTACGACAGCACGATCAGTCGAGATAATTACCTCCATATTCTGCGCGAAGCCAAAAAGCGCGGAATGATCACTTCCGGTCATATGCCTTTTACGGTGACCCTGGAAGAAGCTATTGAGGCAGGTATAGGATCGATAGAACACTTGTACTACATCATGAAAGGCTGTTCAGCCAAAGAGGAAGCCATCACCGAACGTATTCGAAAGGGGGAATTGAGTTTTTGGGAAAGTATGGACGAATTAAGGGCCACCTACAGTGAAGAAAAAGCCCAGCAGACCTTTGCTATGCTTAAGGCGAATGAGGTATATGTAACCCCTACCCTACACATTGGTGAAACCCTGAGTTATCTGGATGAAGACGACCACAGCGATGATGTTTATGCAGCCTATGTAGCTCCCGGATTGCAAAAAACCTATGCCGGCAGGATCGAACGGGCCTTGAATGCCTCTGAGGAAGCCAAGACCTCTCGTAAAGAATTGCAGGAGTTCTTCAACACCCTCGCTTTTAAACTCAATGAAGCCGGTGTTTCCCTTTTGGCAGGTTCTGATTGCGGGGCGTACAATTCGTACGTATACCCGGGAATTTCTTTGCACGAAGAATTAAAAGCGTTGGTGGACGCCGGACTGACAGAACTAGACGCATTAAACACCTCCGCACCGCACGGAGCCGCTTTTCTTGGAAAAGAGCATTATGGCAGTCTGCAAGTCGGCAATTACGCAGATCTGGTG includes:
- a CDS encoding amidohydrolase family protein, giving the protein MKYSLCYALVLLALISCQKEEKPQFDLAIKNVNVIDLQTGAVSEQSIIIHENRINTLIPKRPEGTFIDNDYEAAQTIDGEGLYVLPGYWDNHVHFRGGDSLAMANKALLPLFLANGVTTVRDAGGDLTGEVMNWKAAMNQGTLNGPSIFTSGPKLDGPQATWAGSLVVENKAQVEYALDSLQKLQVDFVKLYDSTISRDNYLHILREAKKRGMITSGHMPFTVTLEEAIEAGIGSIEHLYYIMKGCSAKEEAITERIRKGELSFWESMDELRATYSEEKAQQTFAMLKANEVYVTPTLHIGETLSYLDEDDHSDDVYAAYVAPGLQKTYAGRIERALNASEEAKTSRKELQEFFNTLAFKLNEAGVSLLAGSDCGAYNSYVYPGISLHEELKALVDAGLTELDALNTSAPHGAAFLGKEHYGSLQVGNYADLVILAGNPLEDIKLSRKLTHLIQQGKVFTLEELEEKLPRY